The genomic interval GACTTCCGGGCTTACCGCTTTTAATGCGTTCCTCTTGTTCAATTTCCTTGCTGTTACCTCTCAGATTATTGAAAAGAACACCTAAAGGGGAGACGGTGCTCAGGTAAAGATCTTTTTCTTTAGCTTCCATCATTTTCTGCAAAGTGAAATCATCGACATTGGTCACTTCGGGTACGAGCAGAAAGGGAGTACCCCAGCCGATGGAATCAAGCTGGTAGTATTCGAGTAAAAAATCATGTTCTTCAGATGTACCAACGCCACCCTGTGCGGTAATACGCATGGGCAGGCTTTCAGGAACCGGAAGATTTTTCGAAGCAAGCGCTTCCTGAAGAATTGAAAAAACAGTTTGATACAGCTCTCCACGATTATTCTTAAACTCTTCAAGGATGGGCCCCATCAGAAATCCATCAGTTGCAAAAGCATGTCCGCCGCAGTTCAATCCTGATTCCATGCGGTATTCCGACACCCAGATTCCTTTTTTTGCCAGAAATTTTCCCTGAATAATTGCCGAGCGATAGTCGCTGACCTTGATGGTTACTTTCTTGCGGATATGTCCTTTTTCATCGGGAAAAAAGTCACTGAATTGCTGAATATATCCATAAAGCGAAGGATTCATTCCAGCCGAAAATACGATTGATGATTCCAGATCACTGTTGGCAAATCCGCGCAAAGCTGAATGTGCATCGTTTCGATCTGAGGGCAGCCGTTCTCCGTTTTTGTAATTGATTTTATCAAGCTTGGTCATGATGTTTACATCAATGCTTCCAAGGGTGAGATTGTCTTTCAACCACTGACGTGTTGCATCCTGCGAAGGATTTGTCTGCCGGAAAGCTTTGAAACGTTTGTCCAGTTCTGAATCTGGTGGAAGTAAGCTGAAATATTTTTCAACAGAAACCGGGCTGTTAATCAGCTGATCAAAACGTTTTTCAACAATAAATTTTAAAAGATTGAGATATGCTGTAGTTCTTTTTGCCCTGCAATCATCATCCGTACGGCTGATTTCTTCGTAGGGCTGACTGTGAACAGCGCATAATTTCTTGCGTAGTCTTTCCATCAATCCGTCATCAAGCAGCGAAGCAACTGTGTCAATGCCATAAGGCGCAACACGGGTTGCTGCATCAATGGTGAAACCAATTCCCATGACAGGGATGTGAAAGGAGTGTGCTTTTATTTCTGGAGTGTGAGTTGGGGAAGTGTTCATTTGAAATACTTTTTTTTTGGCCTTTTAATGTTCGGCCATGAACAGATTAGAAAGATATGATTTTTTCGTCTGTTTGGGGATAATCATACCTCTTTTCAGCGCAAAGGTAAACATTTATTCTGAAACTGGCTTAAACCCTGCTTAAATATGCCAATTGGCTTACAGCGCATTTATTGAAGTGTTTTGGGGTATGTTGCTTGCGTTTTAGCGAAATTTAATTGCCTGATTAACAAGATTATAAAATGTTCATTTTTTCAATATTTTTCGAAACTTCTTCCATTAGCCACATTGGAGTTGAAGTCGCGCCACAAATTCCAACACTGTCGGTGGCCCGAAACCATTCCTTTTTAAGTTGCGTAACATCGGAAATCATGTAACAACGGTGATTTACCTCCTGGCAAATGCTGAACAGAAACTGACCGTTTGAGCTTTTAATCCCGCTGACAAAAATCACGATATCGTGTTCAGATGCAAATTTCCGTAATTGCGGAACCCTTTTCGAAACAAGGCGGCAAATGGTATTGTTGATGGTGAGACTTTTGTCCGGATCGATTCCGGATTTAATCATTGTCTGTTTGATTGCTTCAGCTACCTGATAAAATCCGTTTTCATCCTTGGTCGTTTGAGAAAATAATACGATGGGCTTTGTAAAATCAATGCCAGTGAGATTGTCCGGCGAGCTGATTATAATTGCTTTATCGCTGATCTGACCATTGAGCCCAATGACTTCAGCATGCCCGTGTTTGCCGTAAATCACAACCTGACCATTCTGAGCCGACATTTGATCAAATCCGGTAATGATTCTTTTCTGCAACTTGAGTACAACCGGACAGGAATAATCGAGCAGCGTCAGATTGTTTTGACGGGCAATTTCATAAGTCGAGGGTGGCTCTCCGTGCGCTCTTATGAGAACCCGCTCGTTTTTTAGCGATTTAAATTGGTCATAAGTAATTACTTCCAGACCAAGGTTGCGCAAACGATCCATTTCGGAACTATTGTGCACCAGATCGCCAAGACAATATAGTCTTTTGCTCTGCCTGAGTTCTTTCTCAGCAGCCTGAATGGCCGAAGTAACGCCCGAGCAAAATCCGGATTTATTGTCGATTGTGATTTTCATTGCTATTACGAAGGTACGCAATTTTGCCAAATCCCTCGAAGGGTTCCAAACCCTTCGAGGGATAAGCCGCAAATGTGAAAATCAGCATTCAAATACATCTCTTATCTTTGTAAAGAAACAAAACTGTCCGGAATCCGTAAAAAGAATTCAATCACGCGCGATTAATAAAAAGCATTGCCCACTGCAAAAAAAATATTTTTCCGTTGTCTGATTTCATGCTTATTCATGATCTCAGTCGTTGTGGCTGTGGCTCAACCCGTCGGCGATGACCAGCAGGTAAAAACAGAAGCAGATCTGTTGTTTTCTCAGCAGAAGTATGGAGAGGCATTTCCGCTTTATTCGCAGTTGCTGAGTATTCATCGCAAAGACGCGTATTATTCATACCGCTTCGGTGTATGTCTGCTGTATACCGACCGCCGCGATCCCGAAGCTCCGATGAAATACATGGAACCTTCTGTGGGCGAGCTTTCCGGTGAAGATGCGTATATGATTTATTTTCATCTGGGCGTAGCCTATCATCAGGCTTATAGGTTTGGTGAGGCTTTGCGGGCATTCGAAGCTTTCAAGGGGAAAGTCCCGGCCAAAAGCCCTTATGCGAAAGAGGCGCTGATTCGCAATCAGATGTGCAGCAACGGCATTTCTCTGCTTCAGAATCTAAGTGATTTGTCGGTGATGAAAAAATACGAGGTTGGTACCGAAAGCTTTTTTCGCTCGTACGATATTTCAAAATTTGGAGGCCGCATTGGTCCCAAGCCGGATTTTCTGAAAACCAAACCCGACCGCCAATCATCGGATCCGGAGCTTATTTTCATCAGCGATACGCATAATGTTGTTTACTACAGCAGCTATGGCAAAAAGAATGCGACCGGGCGCGATATTTACAGAGTGTACAAACTCCCTGACGGGAAATTCTCAACGCCGGAAAAACTCAGCGATGCAGTTAATACGCCTTACGACGAAAATTATCCCTATCTGTTGCCCGATGGCCGAACACTTTATTTCAGTTCGAAAGGCCACAATTCAATGGGCGGCTATGATATTTTCAGAACGGAGTTTGACACGATCAACAAAGAATGGTCTGTACCTGTAAATGTCGATTTTGCCATCAATACACCCTTTGACGACATTCTTTTTATTACAGATCCAAGCCAGCGCTACGCCTGGTTTTCGTCGTTGAGAAACAGCAGCGATGGGCGCATTCTGGTATTTCTTGTTCGCATCGACCGCAAAATTCCTGTTTACGACAACTACAATCCGGAGCTAATTGCAGGAGGCAATATCGATATAAACAGTCCGGAATATCTTGAAACCATTGCGAAGCTGCGCGAAAAGGCCAGTCTGGATGTAAACAGCAATGAAGAAATCGCAATTGACACTACCAAAATAATTGCTTCGGGTAATAATGCAAAATACAATATTCCTGCAAATCCTACAGGTGATCAGATTGTTGATATTGCATTTAACCACGTTGCTTCAGCCGAAGACCAGCTCGATAATTTTCGCAACATGCGCGATGCATCGCTGAAAATTTCGGAACAGAAAAAAGATCTGGCTGCAGCACTCAATAAGCAAAGTCTGGATTTACACGAAAAAGCAGTAGGCGAAACGGATGCGAAAAAGAGAAAGGATTTAATGGCGCAGGCCAACGATCTTTCGAAAAAGTCGTTGCTCCTTACCGATGAATCTGATCTGGCGAAACAGATGTATAACCAGTATGTTTCAGCAGCTGATGAGCAGGCAAAGAACTTTGACCAGATTCAGGATAAGGCCGGGAATGTTCAGAAACTGGCTCTTTCGAGGCAAATTGACAATTCGGTGGTTTTACTTAAAGAACTGATTGATGGAATCGATACATTCAAAGTCAATCTGGTTCAGCTCGACAAGAAAATTCGCGGCGACAGTGAGTATGTATCAGCGCTCGAAAAAAATATAGCCGACGATCTTTCCGAAGCGGCTAATCTTGAAAGCCAGGCCCTAAAGCTGGATAAGGAAGCGAGCCAGTATAAAAATGAAGCTGCACTTGCAACTGATCAGGAAATGAAAGACGAATATCTTTCAGAAGCAAATAATCTTTTGAAAGAAGCCGCCGACAATCGCGAAAAGGCGCAGCAACTTAAGAATGACGCCCGCCAACAACAGACTGAGCTGGTTGAATTGAAATCAAAATCAGATAAGCGCGATGATCTTGTTGCAGACGCAATAGCTTACGTCGACTCGCTTCAAAAAGCTTCGAATAATAACCAGGTAGTTGCCGACAACAACAATCAAATCGCTTCTGATACCATCAATCAAAATCTGGTTAACAACAATAATCAGAATAATGTTGACAACAATCAGAATAACAACAACATTATTATTGCAGATACGAACAATCAGGATTCAACGGACAATATTCAGATTATTGCAGACAACAATGCAGTTTTGAACAATAACAATCAGGATGTGACGAATAACAACCAGATTATTGCTAACAACAATCAGAATGCAAACAACATTGTAGTGGATACAGTCAATGCTCAGAATTCTGATAATCAATCAGAGAAAGTCGCTATTCAAATATCGCAGGAAATAACGGCAGCAGCGGATTCTGTTGAGAAGCTGATTGAGCATAACAATCGTGAATCGGATGCCATCAGTCTTGCCTTTGCCAAAAAGAAAAGTGATTATGATTTCAAGTTGTCCGAATGGGTCAAACTCCGCGACCTGCCTAATCTTTCGCAAAGTCAGGTAGTAAAAAAATCGGAGCTTGAAGCAGACCTGACTGAGCTGAATCTGCAAATGAATGTACTGAGTGATTATCACGATGAGCTTGATAAACACAATGCTCCGTTGATGCAGGCGGGCAGCGATTTTGATAAACTCATGCAGGATCTTTCGGAGAAATCAACCGCTGATACAAATGAATTGAAAACGCTGCAGGCCAGAAGTAAAGCCATTATTGATGCTATGCAACCTGCGACTGATGATTCGGAACAAATACTTGCAATCAATACAACTGAGATCAAATCGGAAATTAGCAAGATCGAGAAAGACAGAAATGCTTTGCAACCGGAGTTGAACGATATCGAGAAAAAGATTCAGATTCTGAACGAAAAGCTTGAAAATACGGATAATCCGAAAAAGCGCACGCAGATTGAAACGGACATTGCAGTCAACAAAGAAAAAGCAGACGCCCTTAAAGAACGGCTGTCAGAGCTGAATGAGATGATTATCGCACTGAATGATTCAATCGGATATCTCGAAAGACATCATCAGCTGCTGGGTGAAGTAAGGTCTTCCTATTTACAGATTCCTGACAGCGAGCTGAAAACCATGTCGGAAAAGTGGAACAGCACAGTGCTAAAACCAGATGTGAAAAATGTTGAAATGTTGCCTGATTTCAATGCATACGATCAGCAAAACATTCCGGCTGACACTACTCAAAATATTACAGACAATAATCAGAACATAGCCGATAATAATAATCAGGTTGTTCAGGACAACAACAATCAGAATGTCCAGGATAATAACAATCTGACTGAAAAGGTTGCTGTCAGCGACGAAGAGCAGGATCTGATACAGTCATCGTTCTATGAATCGGGTGCGCAGACTTTCATGGTTCGCATTGCTTCGCTGAAGAAAAAGCTGGCTACGAATCCAGCCGATTCGAATCAGATAAAAAATGAAATTGCAGTATTGACAAAGACTATGCAGGCCTACAATAATGAAGCAGATGCATATGAAAACAATGCGGAGAACAATTTGAAACTTGTCGGAAAGCAGCTCCCGGAGAAGATTCCGGAGTATTCCGAAAAATCGATGATCGACTTTCATGAGCAGCTGTCCGATGTAGAAATGCAAAAAGCCGACAGTGTGCAACGACTCGCTGATGCTAGCACCGACGCGGTTGTCAAAAACAAACTTCAGAAACAGGCCGATGATTTTAAGGAATCCGCAAAGCGCCACTATCTGATGGCTTCGGATATTTACGGGATTTGGAATAACAGCGAATTCGAAAGCAACAATATAGCATTCACTGAAAGCAATGTCAATCGCACCCAGGACACTGACAATGCACGCATGCTGATGATTGAGGCACGACAACTCCGAAGCGAAGCTTATGGTGAAAGTGATTTTGCGAAACAACGCGAAATTTTGGCGCAGGCACAGAAGAAAGAGGCGGCTGCCATTGATTCGCAGGAAAAATCGATGGAGCAGAACAGCATTGAAAATCCTGAAAAAATTGTCAGCAAGACCATTGCCGAAATTGAAAGTACAACAGGAAACGACATTGCTGAGATCACAAAACAATATCCTTCAAATACGGCACTGCTGGCTGCTTATGAGAAGTCGCAACAAACCAGCGACAGCATTATCGAGGACAACAATCAGATTACGGCAAACAGCAATATTACCAATCAAAACAACAATCAGGTTGTAGATAACAATGTGACCAACGTAAACACGCAGGTGTCTGAGAACAACAATCAGATTACAGACAATGCTGCAAATAACAATCAGGCAGAGAATATTGTTGTTGCGAATAATCAGGTGACCAATGAGCGTGTTGCTGACAATAAATTATATTACCGCATTCAGATTTCGGCATCGAGAGTTGAAATTGATACAACAAAATATTTTCAGGGAATGAATGTGGTTGTTGACAAAACCGGTGGATGGAATCAATACATGACCGGATATTTCACTTCCTACAACCCAGCATTGACCGAACTCAGACGCGTGCAACCAATGGGATATGCCGATGCTTTCATTGTTGCCTATTACGACGGCAAGCGCGTTCCGGTGTACGAAGCGCGACGAATGGAGCAGGG from Bacteroidetes bacterium GWF2_43_63 carries:
- a CDS encoding 4-hydroxy-3-methylbut-2-enyl diphosphate reductase; this encodes MKITIDNKSGFCSGVTSAIQAAEKELRQSKRLYCLGDLVHNSSEMDRLRNLGLEVITYDQFKSLKNERVLIRAHGEPPSTYEIARQNNLTLLDYSCPVVLKLQKRIITGFDQMSAQNGQVVIYGKHGHAEVIGLNGQISDKAIIISSPDNLTGIDFTKPIVLFSQTTKDENGFYQVAEAIKQTMIKSGIDPDKSLTINNTICRLVSKRVPQLRKFASEHDIVIFVSGIKSSNGQFLFSICQEVNHRCYMISDVTQLKKEWFRATDSVGICGATSTPMWLMEEVSKNIEKMNIL